DNA sequence from the Pomacea canaliculata isolate SZHN2017 linkage group LG7, ASM307304v1, whole genome shotgun sequence genome:
cgcttttctctccctctctcctctctctttggcagcacatttgaaatattttacaatttcaGATCCTGCTGAAAATCCTCAGTGTCAGATTCAGTTTAGTGGAGATACATGGGAAGTAATCAGCCATTGCACTGTTTCAAAGGTCCGCTCAAGGAGAGACAGATATGGCTGTTATTTATACCAAATTTCAGAGGTAAAATTCTTCTACAACGTCCCTTATGGTTTTCCAGATTCTTTGTTTGTACACAGTTTACTGACTGAAAATTTTGTGATAGctagtttaattttatataaaccCATCTTCATCACCATTATTAACTCACTATGTGATATTTACAACATTCATAGTAAGTTAATTGACAGTCATGCGTAGTGGTTAAAATCTTTAAATGGTTCTTTTGTGTGTCTCCAGCAATTAACTGCTCTTTTCTTGGGTACTTTTACAACATCCTTAAAACCCTCTTCAAAAGCTAATTATTTTTCTGGTGAGTGTCAAATCAAGATTACTCTCCCTTCTGAAGGAAAATACAACTACAGTGTCATCATTATACCTGGTGAAGTACAGGTGTTTCCTTCCTTTAATGGAAGTAATGAAATACGTgagtttaataaatatttaatcttcTGATATTGTTCCTTCATATCATTTGATAAATTTACTGGATGTCTTTCACAGAATATAAACAGCAGTTAACATCACAGGTTTTTACTGTGATGACTTCATACTATAGTAATATAAAAACCTCCCAAAGCCTTAATAGATGATAAACAGTAAcctattattaaaaataaatacatgacgatgatgatgatgatgatgattttcaaaTTAGGTCGTCCATCTGAATCTCCTCAACACAACTGCCCACGATATGTAACGGAGAGCGGTGACATAAACTGTCTCTGTTACTCGGATAACCTTGGACTTCCATCTGGTTCTCTTATCTGGAGAGGAACCAACTCGCCGAAGCTGACGTTAGACCAAGTGAACAGGACATATAGTGGGACAAGTAATACTTGTATCTTGATGTGGAACAACACTGCTGTACAAAGTACACAGTATACAGTCACAGTAAACTGTATGTTTTTCTAAggattcatttttcttcaatatttgttttggttttgagCCAGTcccattcattttctttccgtGTAATCAGTTCTATCCCACTCATTCCTGCAATCATCTCATTGATATACACATTGAAGTCATCTatgtttcaaattatttttgaagattaaaaataatgatcataAATATTGATTGCTTATGTCTGACAGACACATTAACAGATACTCATTAAGATAAAGAATTAACTATAActcaaatatttagaaataccacacaatttaaaaattaataaaaagacttttgaatgttcattttaaaaacttaagtTCCCATATGTTGACAATAGGaatcaaacaataaattatGCAATACCAgtcaaattttaataataatacttctaCAGGTGGATGATTTTACTCataactttttttgtatttacataCTCATGTTATAtaccataataaaaaaaatcattaaaaacagTGATGAATGCACAGTTTTTTCGTCCTGTTGACAGATGCATCCCGAGTGCTGAGTTTTAAGATCGAcaacaaagcagacgacattgtaACTGTAAAGGAAAACACAAACGTGTCCGTTGTTTGTCAAGCTGAGGGGAGACAACTGCCgacaatacatttatttaaaagaagcaGTGATAACCAAGATCTTGAGCTAGCCTCAACTAATAATACTCTGGAGCTTCAATACACTATGACAGCCGTGAAGTGTGAAACAACAGCCATTTACACTTGcaaatcagaaaataatatcTCTGGAGACCAAAAATATATTCGACTAATTGTTTCCTGTGGGTATTCGCCATGCTATTTGACACAAATGTAATTTACCTTGAAAAAGTGCAGTAACTTAATGAAAAATTCATTCCATTTACAGGCAATAAAAATCTTTGCTGCTTTTTAAACTCATTGTTTTGATTTAAAcctcatttattttgaaaaagtatGAGAActtttgcagtactaaaaattattatcaagTGATACCTGGCATGCCCATGATAGTTTCTACCTTTAAttctttaatcttttattttattgtcagtttaTGATCTATGGCATCATTAACACAAAGTGTACTTATTGAAGTTTCTAAAATGTTACTTAGCACTTTTCATTTGACTTTCAGGTGCTCCTAGACAAACAATGCACGACTCTTATTCTGTGACATTTAATGGTGACAAGGCCAGACTGCACTTTAAATTCCTTGCTGACCCAGCGCCAAATGTGTTGTCCATATTTTCCATCAAATCTTCACTAAATGATACAACTTCAAGAAAAGTTGAATATCAGAACAGAGTAGAATTTGACTGTAAATCTGATCAATTGTACAGGTATATGGTCACCTGCACAGTGACTCTTCTCAATAAAACAGCATTTAGGCCTGGAGTTTATGATGCTGTTTTCAGCAATGACCTGGGAAATATTTCACTTACATTTGAGATCAAAGAACAAGTCGACTCAAcaggttattttttaatacttacaAATTggtcttcatttttattctgtgattTTTGTACATATATGATACCTGAACTAAACAAAGTAAATGCATTTAAGCACACCAGGCTATACATCTAGCTTTTTCAATCAAACCTTTTATAGAACtttgtttctcttcttcctACCTCATAAAATGTTGTTCTCCACAGGGCAATCAAAGTCTGAAGTAGCAGGACCTGTTGCTGGGGGAGTTATAGGTGCTTTTGCTGTTATCACGTTGGTTGTCAGTGCAGTCTTCtttatcagaagaaaaagaagtgaggttaattttttttaaaaaaacaataaatgaaaacaaatatataatatagtcTTTATTAGCGATAAATGAAGACCgtaaaattgaatttaaaacGATCCTCAGTCTTTAGAAACCTTTTAGTATTTGAAACTCTTAAGTACTTATGATGATATATTTGCAATGGTTTTCAGGAAAACCAGATGAGAGAGGCTTACAGTGAGTATAAATCTACAATGAAACCATGCATGTACTGCCTTTTTAGATGAAATAGTTAAGCTGATCAGTCTATGTTTTTAACTCAACTATGTTGTCATTTGAAAGATAAATTTAGACAGTGCTACCAAATTATAAAATGACTTGGAATGTTATTAATAATCCTTTTTCTCCCACTCATTTCAGAACAAACCAGGTGTTGACTCCAAAAACTTCTGAGAGAAGTAtgattatttaatattttcctgAACTACATATTGGCTTAGTCATGAGCACATATACTTATGAAACTCGCGCAGACAACGTAAAGAATCAGATAAAACAGAGACGTATCCATGGAGTAGGAGTAGAgtatggaaatatttattatttgataaaAATGGAGGACTTGTTAAAACGAGGTTTTCTATTTTCGTTTTTCCTCTGCAGGTTTAGAAACATTATATGACCATCTACAAAGGGGAGATATCAACAACCCATCTGTTTACCAAACACTAGAACCTCTGCATGCTCCAAAATATAAAGGTTATTACACATCATTagaaagcttttttaaaacttttcttattCTGTCTTTACTTTATgggcataaaataaaatagtttaaaaaattaggACAAGATCTATGGCACACCAGAAATTAGAAGGAAACAGCAAAATAtctgataaagaaaaagaaattccaaacatttaagaaattttaaatatcaacCATCCACTGTAagattaaaaagtttaaatgtgtttttgatGTTCTTGAGGTAGGTGATGGTGGTAGAggtaaaaaaggagaaaagctaATGACAGACGTCTAGCTTACTCTTATCCCTCCCTCCACCCTAACGACTAAATTGTCTGGTGTATATTCAAAATGcgggaaaatattttattacataaattaAATGTATGCGTAAGAAGGGTGGTGTAAATCTGATGATTGCCAAAGTGTCCCATTGCTATATAAAGTATCATCTCAGAAAGATCTCATAGAAAACACAGTTATGGTTAGTAGTAGTTATACTGTGCAAACTGTTGCATTTTAAAATAGGTACAAAACAGGAAgtagattttcttttgttttgcaatatattttttagtatAAGTTAATTGTTCTTGTAGCCTTGTGTTGTTTCATAATTGCCAAAAATTCCATTCTActatttcatttgattttacttatAACTTTTAGATCAAGGAAAGTCACATGAAGCTCCAATTGATCTGCATGAAAACACAAGAGGAACACGACACAAAGAGATAATCTACCAGAACACCACATTTTGTTAAACTAATCTTTTTGTactgcttttaattttgttgataaAGAAGCACATTGTCCAGTCCTCCAGAGACAAGTTCCCTCTTATTAAGGCTGTTCATCGATGCCACTACAttggtaaatatatttgtttcctTGGTGCTTTGGGGAGCATTTGAGAGAAAGATAGTAATGTCAGTCAGCAaaggtcattttttttcatttatcaaaCTTCACTGTTACTTGATACtatgtaaaatgttattaaaaagaaagtttgcaGTCTTTGTGCTTCACATCCATTTCTATGCAATTTTCTAAGTTTGGGCAGACACATCACTTTGAGAGGTTTCACACCATACatgtattttttcaaaagaaattattattccACCGTCAAATGTTGGTTTGTCTCCTAACCCACAGATGATAAGTAAAGATGTTAAGCACCTTAAAATATGGAAATAATGCCATTTAGCTAGGAATGATCGACAGGTATTGTGACTACATTTTAGCTCCTATCAACTTGGTGTGgttatttagttttaatttaCCTCTTCCCCACCAGCTGCACGAGACCTAACATTTCCATCGACATTGGTAAGCTTTCTTGCCGGCACAAACTATGAAACATAGACATATATGTCTCCTTATACACCGTGGAATGTATCGGCAAGTTATAGCATCAATACACATGTCCGTACACACTGTGACAATTATGGGCAATTTTATGAATGAAGATGAGAATGTTGATCTAAAGTACAGCCACTGCTTAGGCTAAAGTTGAACCTAGAAAAATTCTGATTTATTAAGACACGCCAAAGCCCTCGAGTCGGTAAAATAGCTCTGGGTAGTTAACTCAAGTAAAAGGATATGAATAGCAGTTGAACAGTTGACCAGGtagaagaaataattaaaagtttctgtattttatatgtACTGCTTGGGTAGCCTCCCTTGCTATGAAAcgatgttttgttttcttacaacCAGTTAGCtaagtattttaattataaaatatcttAAGATAAACATCAATGACATGATTTTATTGTTGCTCAAGACGACTTCCCATATACAAGAAAAATAGATATTGTGCAGTAACTTAATTGTTTATCCCAAAAGCACCTaaacgatgaaaaaaaattaaggctGTGTAGAAAGCATGTTGACAGTTGCTGCCCGCCACGCATGTTTTGGTGACTTCACAGGCCGGATCTCTATAATGAATAAAGAACGAGCCCACGTGTCTAAGTAGAAACTAAAATTGTACCGGAAAGCTTAGTAAAAACCCAGGATAGAACAACACGATCGAGGGATCCGGTACCAGCACAATAAACCACCAATGCAGATTTGGCAGGCCTCGTATACTCCTAAAAACTAGGagaaacaacaggaaaaaaggACACAAACACGTATACAGTTGACCACCAATGCGGACTTCGCAAAGCTCGTAGACATAAACAGGTAAACAGGgcacaaacaacagaaaacaccTGTGGTGCAGGTTTTTTCTTACGATAAAGGTGCAACGTAAACATGTTGTCGGCAAAAATAACTCCGGCGATCTTAAAGTGCAACATAAATGTGCTTTATCTCCCCTAGCAATG
Encoded proteins:
- the LOC112568095 gene encoding uncharacterized protein LOC112568095 isoform X1 is translated as MESVQCQDTGEYECEVDTGPGQTHKRISLFVMCAPRQTTQDIYSGTFNGGEARLEFKIIAYPPPVELSVFYIGPSLNDTTLRKMEYKNTVSFVCTYDNLLRYMVTCTVTLFNETIFSTGVYNAVFSNGLGNISLTFEIKEHVDTPGQSKAEVAGPVAGGVIGAVIVIALVVSAVIFIIRRKRSRFDGGTGTTPAMTSKTDPQRIVTVSLCKDGKYLEVKEGRDDNRFVCTGLTAEQTVSWFWGTTFILKCTASACEANYFSTYFKISRSLPTESDITVNATSLSDLGNSALANLTCHVSGDNKDTCQLDVVYPAENPQCQIQFSGDTWEVISHCTVSKVRSRRDRYGCYLYQISEQLTALFLGTFTTSLKPSSKANYFSGECQIKITLPSEGKYNYSVIIIPGEVQVFPSFNGSNEIRRPSESPQHNCPRYVTESGDINCLCYSDNLGLPSGSLIWRGTNSPKLTLDQVNRTYSGTSNTCILMWNNTAVQSTQYTVTVNYASRVLSFKIDNKADDIVTVKENTNVSVVCQAEGRQLPTIHLFKRSSDNQDLELASTNNTLELQYTMTAVKCETTAIYTCKSENNISGDQKYIRLIVSCAPRQTMHDSYSVTFNGDKARLHFKFLADPAPNVLSIFSIKSSLNDTTSRKVEYQNRVEFDCKSDQLYRYMVTCTVTLLNKTAFRPGVYDAVFSNDLGNISLTFEIKEQVDSTGQSKSEVAGPVAGGVIGAFAVITLVVSAVFFIRRKRRKPDERGLQTNQVLTPKTSERSLETLYDHLQRGDINNPSVYQTLEPLHAPKYKDQGKSHEAPIDLHENTRGTRHKEIIYQNTTFC
- the LOC112568095 gene encoding uncharacterized protein LOC112568095 isoform X2: MCYPYKVIGCEWLHEDFNFLVAYQVLSGAVYICVTQCVSCDVNDFCRLVALRWDCFPPVCCYVQSFWQSTNIIVYNTYLDSDCSHIMPTLIGLICVLCIRATYVVTVSLCKDGKYLEVKEGRDDNRFVCTGLTAEQTVSWFWGTTFILKCTASACEANYFSTYFKISRSLPTESDITVNATSLSDLGNSALANLTCHVSGDNKDTCQLDVVYPAENPQCQIQFSGDTWEVISHCTVSKVRSRRDRYGCYLYQISEQLTALFLGTFTTSLKPSSKANYFSGECQIKITLPSEGKYNYSVIIIPGEVQVFPSFNGSNEIRRPSESPQHNCPRYVTESGDINCLCYSDNLGLPSGSLIWRGTNSPKLTLDQVNRTYSGTSNTCILMWNNTAVQSTQYTVTVNYASRVLSFKIDNKADDIVTVKENTNVSVVCQAEGRQLPTIHLFKRSSDNQDLELASTNNTLELQYTMTAVKCETTAIYTCKSENNISGDQKYIRLIVSCAPRQTMHDSYSVTFNGDKARLHFKFLADPAPNVLSIFSIKSSLNDTTSRKVEYQNRVEFDCKSDQLYRYMVTCTVTLLNKTAFRPGVYDAVFSNDLGNISLTFEIKEQVDSTGQSKSEVAGPVAGGVIGAFAVITLVVSAVFFIRRKRRKPDERGLQTNQVLTPKTSERSLETLYDHLQRGDINNPSVYQTLEPLHAPKYKDQGKSHEAPIDLHENTRGTRHKEIIYQNTTFC